In one window of Streptomyces sp. NBC_01224 DNA:
- a CDS encoding cobyrinate a,c-diamide synthase, which translates to MNVPRLVIAAPSSGSGKTTVATGLMAAFAGRGLAVSAHKAGPDYIDPGYHTLATGRPGRNLDAYMCGPELVAPLFAHGARGCDLAVVEGVMGLYDGASGRGELASTAQVAKLLRAPVVLVVDASSQSRSVAALVHGFASWDPQVRIGGVILNKVGSQRHEVLLREALDESGVPVLGVLRRAEQVAVPSRHLGLVPVAERRGDAVGAVAAMADRVRAGCDLDAVMALARSAPEVPGEVWDAVGAVGAPGGAVPLPAPSGNRVAVASGAAFTFSYAEHTELLAAAGAEVVPFDPLRDEALPEGTRGLVIGGGFPEVYASELSANAALRKAVVELVESGAPVAAECAGLLYLARSLDGLPMCGVLGAEGRMSERLTLGYREAVAVSDSVLAAPGTRVRGHEFHRTVLEPGAGAEPAWGLHQPERRVEGFVQQGVHASYLHTHWASAPGMARRFVERCKG; encoded by the coding sequence GTGAACGTTCCGCGTCTGGTGATCGCCGCGCCCTCGTCGGGGAGCGGCAAGACGACCGTGGCCACGGGGCTGATGGCGGCCTTCGCGGGGCGGGGACTTGCCGTGTCCGCGCACAAGGCCGGGCCCGACTACATCGATCCCGGCTACCACACGCTGGCCACGGGACGGCCGGGGCGCAATCTCGACGCGTACATGTGCGGTCCCGAGCTGGTCGCTCCGCTGTTCGCGCATGGGGCGCGCGGCTGCGATCTGGCGGTCGTCGAGGGCGTGATGGGGCTGTACGACGGGGCGTCGGGGCGGGGCGAGCTGGCGTCGACCGCTCAGGTCGCGAAGCTGCTGCGGGCACCTGTGGTGCTGGTGGTCGACGCGTCGTCGCAGTCGCGGTCCGTGGCCGCGCTGGTGCACGGCTTCGCTTCGTGGGATCCGCAGGTGCGGATCGGTGGCGTGATTCTGAACAAGGTCGGCTCCCAGCGGCACGAGGTGCTGTTGCGGGAGGCGTTGGACGAGTCGGGTGTGCCGGTGCTGGGGGTGTTGCGGCGGGCCGAGCAGGTGGCTGTGCCGTCGCGGCATCTGGGGTTGGTGCCGGTGGCGGAGCGGCGGGGCGATGCGGTGGGCGCTGTCGCGGCGATGGCTGATCGGGTGCGGGCGGGGTGTGACCTGGACGCGGTCATGGCGCTGGCGCGGTCTGCGCCTGAGGTGCCGGGTGAGGTGTGGGATGCGGTGGGCGCGGTGGGCGCCCCCGGCGGGGCTGTTCCCCTGCCCGCCCCTTCTGGCAACCGGGTAGCCGTTGCATCCGGGGCAGCGTTCACCTTCTCCTACGCCGAGCACACCGAGCTGCTGGCCGCCGCCGGGGCCGAAGTCGTGCCGTTCGATCCGTTGCGGGACGAGGCGTTGCCCGAGGGCACTCGGGGGCTGGTCATCGGCGGCGGATTTCCGGAGGTGTACGCGTCGGAGCTGTCCGCCAACGCGGCACTGCGCAAGGCCGTTGTCGAACTGGTGGAGTCCGGGGCTCCGGTGGCTGCCGAGTGTGCGGGGCTGCTCTATCTGGCGCGTTCGCTCGACGGGCTGCCGATGTGCGGGGTCCTCGGTGCCGAGGGGCGGATGTCCGAGCGGCTGACGCTCGGCTACCGGGAGGCCGTGGCGGTCTCCGACAGTGTGCTGGCGGCGCCCGGGACGCGGGTGCGCGGGCACGAGTTCCACCGGACCGTTCTGGAGCCGGGCGCCGGGGCCGAACCGGCGTGGGGTCTGCATCAGCCGGAGCGCCGCGTGGAGGGGTTCGTACAGCAGGGCGTGCACGCGAGTTATCTGCATACGCATTGGGCTTCGGCGCCCGGTATGGCCCGCCGATTCGTTGAGAGGTGCAAGGGATGA
- the cobO gene encoding cob(I)yrinic acid a,c-diamide adenosyltransferase yields the protein MPQGQPTTVPDDGLTTRQRRNRPLLVVHTGIGKGKSTAAFGLALRAWNQGWPIGVFQFVKSAKWKVGEENALKVLGASGEGGSVAWHKMGEGWSWVQRDKQLNNEEAAREGWEQVKRDLTAETYRLYVLDEFAYPMHWGWVDTDEVIEVLRSRPGTQHVVITGRNAPQKLVEAADLVTDMSKVKHPMDAGQKGQRGIEW from the coding sequence ATGCCGCAGGGACAGCCGACCACCGTGCCGGACGACGGGCTCACCACCCGTCAGCGCCGCAACCGCCCGCTGCTGGTGGTGCACACCGGCATCGGGAAGGGAAAGTCGACAGCGGCTTTCGGGCTCGCGCTGCGCGCCTGGAATCAGGGGTGGCCCATCGGGGTCTTCCAGTTCGTCAAGTCGGCGAAGTGGAAGGTCGGCGAGGAGAACGCCCTGAAGGTCCTCGGAGCCAGTGGCGAGGGCGGGTCCGTCGCCTGGCACAAGATGGGCGAGGGCTGGTCGTGGGTGCAGCGCGACAAGCAGCTGAACAACGAGGAGGCGGCGCGCGAGGGCTGGGAGCAGGTCAAGCGCGACCTGACCGCCGAGACGTACCGGCTGTACGTCCTCGACGAGTTCGCGTACCCGATGCACTGGGGCTGGGTCGACACCGACGAGGTGATCGAGGTGCTGCGGAGCCGTCCCGGTACGCAGCATGTGGTCATCACCGGGCGCAACGCGCCTCAGAAGCTGGTGGAGGCCGCCGACCTGGTGACCGACATGTCGAAGGTCAAGCACCCGATGGACGCCGGTCAGAAGGGCCAGCGGGGCATCGAATGGTGA